The following coding sequences are from one Parabacteroides pacaensis window:
- a CDS encoding FAD-dependent oxidoreductase — translation MKIKTILRICSFIFLLGPFVSLYSQVWVEAEQFQQRGGWIVDAQFIDQMGSAYLLAHGLGEPVEPAETTVTFDNPGKYKVWVRTKDWAPFPKGPGKFTISVESKMLPVILGQDGNAEWHWEYAGEVLVKRGKVKLSLNDLTGFEGRVDAVYFTKKEADKPPSDAKELEVFRRQMLRLAAEPEEVGMFDLVVAGGGVAGICAAIQAARLGLKVALIQNRPVLGGNNSSEVRLPMAGDIYRNLYPKLGRIVRELNTGATAEIATAEHYGDMRKLAVVKNEKNITLFLSTHVYAAEKNGNHLTAVLARHTETSKEYRFRSPLFADCTGDAVLGVVAGASYRSGRESKQMTGEPKAPVEEDNLTMGVTNHWFAVREKYPSKFPDCPWAVRFSEEYHLKNTASAWFWESGFYQDKVEQAEAIRDYNFRVIYGHWAYLKNRQEKEFAHWKLQWVSFVAGKRESRRLIGDLVLSESDILHRICYPDACVTSTWGIDLHYPDPHNGQYFPGAEFLGIADHNRDFEPYHIPYRCFYSKDIDNLFMAGRNVSVTHIVLGTVRVMQTTGMMGEVVGMAAYLCKKHRCSPREIYSDYLPELINMLSYPSGQE, via the coding sequence ATGAAAATAAAAACGATATTAAGGATATGCAGCTTTATCTTTTTGTTAGGACCTTTTGTTTCTTTGTATAGCCAAGTTTGGGTTGAAGCAGAACAGTTTCAGCAACGAGGCGGCTGGATTGTAGATGCTCAGTTCATTGACCAAATGGGTTCTGCTTATTTGTTAGCGCACGGACTTGGTGAGCCGGTGGAACCGGCAGAGACAACTGTAACTTTTGATAATCCCGGAAAGTACAAAGTCTGGGTAAGAACAAAAGATTGGGCTCCTTTCCCGAAAGGTCCGGGTAAATTTACGATTTCTGTAGAAAGTAAAATGTTACCGGTGATATTAGGGCAAGATGGTAATGCTGAATGGCATTGGGAATATGCAGGTGAGGTTTTGGTAAAGCGAGGGAAGGTAAAGCTTTCGTTGAATGATCTTACAGGCTTTGAGGGACGGGTGGATGCCGTTTATTTTACTAAGAAGGAGGCCGATAAGCCTCCTTCGGATGCAAAGGAATTAGAAGTGTTCAGGCGCCAAATGCTACGCTTGGCTGCTGAGCCGGAAGAGGTAGGGATGTTTGATTTGGTTGTCGCCGGAGGAGGAGTGGCAGGAATATGTGCAGCTATACAAGCTGCAAGGCTCGGGCTGAAAGTGGCTTTGATACAGAACCGCCCGGTGCTGGGTGGAAATAACAGTTCCGAGGTACGTTTGCCTATGGCCGGAGATATTTATCGGAACTTATATCCGAAGTTGGGGCGTATTGTTCGGGAGTTGAATACCGGCGCTACTGCTGAAATTGCAACTGCAGAGCACTATGGAGACATGCGTAAACTTGCTGTCGTAAAAAATGAGAAGAACATTACTTTATTTTTATCTACGCATGTATATGCAGCTGAAAAAAACGGGAATCATCTTACGGCAGTGCTTGCCCGGCATACTGAGACTTCTAAAGAATACCGCTTTCGCTCCCCTTTGTTTGCCGACTGTACAGGTGATGCTGTTTTAGGTGTTGTTGCAGGTGCTAGTTATCGGAGTGGGAGAGAAAGCAAACAAATGACTGGCGAGCCCAAAGCTCCTGTTGAAGAAGACAACCTGACGATGGGTGTGACAAACCATTGGTTTGCTGTTAGGGAGAAATATCCCTCAAAATTTCCGGATTGTCCGTGGGCAGTACGTTTCAGCGAAGAGTACCATTTAAAAAATACGGCAAGTGCTTGGTTTTGGGAAAGTGGTTTTTATCAGGATAAGGTAGAACAGGCAGAAGCTATCCGGGACTATAATTTCAGGGTTATATATGGACATTGGGCTTACCTGAAAAATCGGCAAGAAAAGGAGTTTGCACACTGGAAGTTACAATGGGTCTCATTTGTTGCCGGAAAAAGAGAATCGCGCAGGCTCATAGGTGATTTGGTATTATCCGAATCAGATATTTTGCATCGTATCTGTTATCCGGATGCTTGCGTAACTTCCACTTGGGGAATAGATCTTCATTATCCCGATCCTCATAACGGTCAATATTTTCCCGGAGCGGAGTTTTTAGGGATAGCTGACCATAACAGGGATTTTGAACCTTATCATATACCTTACCGATGTTTTTATTCGAAGGACATAGATAATTTATTTATGGCTGGGCGTAATGTAAGTGTAACGC